In a single window of the Melanotaenia boesemani isolate fMelBoe1 chromosome 22, fMelBoe1.pri, whole genome shotgun sequence genome:
- the LOC121633244 gene encoding prospero homeobox protein 1-like isoform X2, protein MPDHDSDSLLNRQTKRRRVDIGVKRTVGSTASTTAAATAATTDNIARAKAAIFSAMNSLSSHSHHGSDNDSMECSVVQPHGGPGVVSASDSESKSNVLRKLLKRANSYEDTMMPFPGTTIISQLLKNNIAKNGGGPERMERGDRGDRGEIGFPGSGLSNASSDAPQEDACSNSSQDSTPQECLSPFGRPPGLATFDIERLNDEHLRAKRARVENIIRGMSHSPSVVVPAASRHERDHELDGEREMELDCPPPQSQQQAPSSPRGGEVCTSISRENKRKQRLPQQQQQSFTQLACQRKEQKQEERRQLKLQLEDMQKQLRQLQEKFFQIYDSTDDSEHNDLHNDIGNMSEDSPARSDNGGDDRGGDDLRSDNEISDLDPGHFLDRARALLQEQALLADGEKPRREGLGRSKGQGGPGSSMHAEGKQLAETLKQELNSAMTQVVDTVVKVFAKPPRPTPQQAFPPLPIPPERFPTAVNGDNPNFHTANQRLQCFGDVIISNTLDSFASMPGIPGTTNDQTEALPLVVRKTPSEHHHQASAVGAHGGHHHPALHPSSLSASMGFSPPSFRHPFPLPLMGYPFQTPLGAPPGGYSGKDRSSPDSMDLSRETTSLRTKMTSGHHLGHHHRSCSPAHPGSTAEGLSLSLIKSECSDLQDMADISPYSGSNIQEGLSPNHLKKAKLMFFYTRYPSSNMLKMFFSDVKFNRCITSQLIKWFSNFREFYYIQMEKFARQAINDGVTGAEELSVSRDCELFRALNMHYNKANDFEVPDRFLEVAEITLREFFNAIVAGKDVDPSWKKAIYKVICKLDSEVPEIFKSPNCLQELLHE, encoded by the exons ATGCCGGACCATGACAGCGACTCCCTCCTGAACAGACAGACGAAGCGAAGACGTGTGGACATTGGTGTTAAGAGGACCGTGGGCAGCACAGCCTCCACcacagcagcagccacagcagcAACCACTGATAATATTGCTCGCGCCAAAGCAGCCATTTTCAGTGCCATGAACTCTCTGAGCTCCCATTCTCACCACGGATCAGACAACGACTCCATGGAGTGCTCTGTAGTGCAGCCACATGGTGGGCCTGGCGTTGTATCAGCCAGCGACAGTGAATCTAAGTCAAACGTACTACGAAAGCTACTGAAGAGGGCCAACTCATATGAGGACACCATGATGCCCTTCCCTGGCACCACCATTATCTCACAGCTTCTTAAGAATAACATTGCTAAAAATGGAGGAGGACCTGAGAGGATGGAAAGAGGGGACAGGGGTGATAGAGGAGAAATAGGATTCCCTGGATCAGGGCTGTCCAATGCAAGTTCAGATGCCCCGCAGGAGGATGCCTGCAGTAACTCCTCCCAAGACAGCACCCCTCAAGAGTGCTTGTCACCATTTGGCCGTCCTCCTGGCCTGGCCACTTTTGACATCGAACGCCTCAACGATGAACACCTGCGTGCCAAGCGAGCCCGTGTAGAGAACATTATAAGAGGTATGAGTCACTCACCAAGTGTGGTAGTGCCAGCCGCTTCCCGTCATGAACGTGACCACGAGTTGGATGGAGAGCGGGAGATGGAGCTGGACTGTCCACCTCCTCAGTCTCAACAGCAGGCTCCCAGCAGCCCCCGGGGAGGTGAGGTGTGCACTAGCATCAGCCGAGAAAACAAGCGTAAACAGCGGctgcctcagcagcagcagcagagtttCACCCAACTGGCGTGCCAGAGAAAGGAGCAGAAACAGGAGGAGCGACGGCAACtcaagctgcagctggaggacatGCAAAAGCAGTTACGGCAACTGCAGGAGAAATTCTTTCAGATCTACGACTCAACTGATGACTCAGAACACAATGACCTCCACAATGACATAGGAAACATGTCAGAGGACAGCCCAGCCAGGTCTGACAATGGTGGAGATGACCGAGGTGGAGATGACTTGCGCTCTGACAATGAGATATCTGATCTGGATCCAGGCCATTTCTTAGACAGGGCACGGGCTTTGCTTCAAGAGCAGGCCCTGCTGGCCGACGGAGAAAAGCCAAGAAGAGAAGGGCTTGGCCGAAGCAAAGGACAGGGAGGTCCAGGATCCTCCATGCATGCTGAAGGCAAACAGCTGGCAGAAACACTAAAGCAGGAACTCAATTCAGCCATGACTCAGGTGGTGGACACAGTGGTTAAGGTGTTTGCCAAGCCTCCACGTCCTACTCCTCAGCAGGCCTTTCCTCCACTTCCCATACCACCTGAAAGATTTCCCACTGCTGTCAATGGAGACAACCCAAATTTCCACACCGCCAACCAGAGGCTGCAATGCTTCGGTGATGTCATAATTTCCAATACACTAGACTCTTTTGCCAGCATGCCAGGGATCCCAGGCACCACCAATGACCAAACCGAGGCACTGCCCTTAGTAGTGAGAAAAACACCTAGTGAGCACCATCACCAGGCTTCAGCTGTGGGTGCCCATGGCGGTCACCACCACCCAGCCCTTCATCCTTCCTCACTCTCTGCCTCAATGGGCTTCAGCCCCCCATCTTTTAGACACCCCTTTCCACTGCCACTCATGGGCTATCCTTTCCAAACTCCACTTGGTGCGCCCCCAGGCGGTTACTCAGGTAAGGATCGCTCCTCACCAGACTCCATGGACCTGTCCCGGGAAACCACCAGCCTGAGGACCAAGATGACATCAGGTCACCACCTAGGACACCACCATCGCTCTTGTTCACCAGCACACCCTGGCAGCACAGCAGAGGGACTCTCTTTGTCCCTGATCAAGTCTGAGTGCAGTGATCTCCAGGATATGGCAGACATCTCACCTTACTCAGGCAGCAAT ATTCAAGAAGGTCTCTCCCCAAATCATCTGAAGAAAGCGAAGCTCATGTTTTTCTACACCCGCTACCCAAGCTCTAATATGctcaaaatgtttttctctgatgtcaag TTTAACCGCTGCATAACTTCCCAGTTGATCAAGTGGTTCAGCAACTTCAGGGAGTTCTATTACATCCAGATGGAGAAGTTTGCCCGTCAGGCCATCAACGACGGAGTCACCGGGGCCGAGGAGTTGAGCGTCAGCCGCGACTGCGAGCTTTTCCGAGCCCTCAACATGCACTACAACAAGGCCAATGACTTTGAG GTCCCTGATCGCTTCCTGGAAGTAGCGGAGATCACACTGAGAGAGTTCTTCAACGCCATTGTTGCTGGCAAAGACGTGGACCCGTCCTGGAAGAAGGCGATCTACAAggtcatctgcaaacttgacAGCGAGGTCCCTGAAATCTTCAAGTCCCCTAACTGTCTGCAAGAGCTTCTACACGAGTAA
- the LOC121633244 gene encoding prospero homeobox protein 1-like isoform X1 — protein MPDHDSDSLLNRQTKRRRVDIGVKRTVGSTASTTAAATAATTDNIARAKAAIFSAMNSLSSHSHHGSDNDSMECSVVQPHGGPGVVSASDSESKSNVLRKLLKRANSYEDTMMPFPGTTIISQLLKNNIAKNGGGPERMERGDRGDRGEIGFPGSGLSNASSDAPQEDACSNSSQDSTPQECLSPFGRPPGLATFDIERLNDEHLRAKRARVENIIRGMSHSPSVVVPAASRHERDHELDGEREMELDCPPPQSQQQAPSSPRGGEVCTSISRENKRKQRLPQQQQQSFTQLACQRKEQKQEERRQLKLQLEDMQKQLRQLQEKFFQIYDSTDDSEHNDLHNDIGNMSEDSPARSDNGGDDRGGDDLRSDNEISDLDPGHFLDRARALLQEQALLADGEKPRREGLGRSKGQGGPGSSMHAEGKQLAETLKQELNSAMTQVVDTVVKVFAKPPRPTPQQAFPPLPIPPERFPTAVNGDNPNFHTANQRLQCFGDVIISNTLDSFASMPGIPGTTNDQTEALPLVVRKTPSEHHHQASAVGAHGGHHHPALHPSSLSASMGFSPPSFRHPFPLPLMGYPFQTPLGAPPGGYSGKDRSSPDSMDLSRETTSLRTKMTSGHHLGHHHRSCSPAHPGSTAEGLSLSLIKSECSDLQDMADISPYSGSNIQEGLSPNHLKKAKLMFFYTRYPSSNMLKMFFSDVKVSPKFNRCITSQLIKWFSNFREFYYIQMEKFARQAINDGVTGAEELSVSRDCELFRALNMHYNKANDFEVPDRFLEVAEITLREFFNAIVAGKDVDPSWKKAIYKVICKLDSEVPEIFKSPNCLQELLHE, from the exons ATGCCGGACCATGACAGCGACTCCCTCCTGAACAGACAGACGAAGCGAAGACGTGTGGACATTGGTGTTAAGAGGACCGTGGGCAGCACAGCCTCCACcacagcagcagccacagcagcAACCACTGATAATATTGCTCGCGCCAAAGCAGCCATTTTCAGTGCCATGAACTCTCTGAGCTCCCATTCTCACCACGGATCAGACAACGACTCCATGGAGTGCTCTGTAGTGCAGCCACATGGTGGGCCTGGCGTTGTATCAGCCAGCGACAGTGAATCTAAGTCAAACGTACTACGAAAGCTACTGAAGAGGGCCAACTCATATGAGGACACCATGATGCCCTTCCCTGGCACCACCATTATCTCACAGCTTCTTAAGAATAACATTGCTAAAAATGGAGGAGGACCTGAGAGGATGGAAAGAGGGGACAGGGGTGATAGAGGAGAAATAGGATTCCCTGGATCAGGGCTGTCCAATGCAAGTTCAGATGCCCCGCAGGAGGATGCCTGCAGTAACTCCTCCCAAGACAGCACCCCTCAAGAGTGCTTGTCACCATTTGGCCGTCCTCCTGGCCTGGCCACTTTTGACATCGAACGCCTCAACGATGAACACCTGCGTGCCAAGCGAGCCCGTGTAGAGAACATTATAAGAGGTATGAGTCACTCACCAAGTGTGGTAGTGCCAGCCGCTTCCCGTCATGAACGTGACCACGAGTTGGATGGAGAGCGGGAGATGGAGCTGGACTGTCCACCTCCTCAGTCTCAACAGCAGGCTCCCAGCAGCCCCCGGGGAGGTGAGGTGTGCACTAGCATCAGCCGAGAAAACAAGCGTAAACAGCGGctgcctcagcagcagcagcagagtttCACCCAACTGGCGTGCCAGAGAAAGGAGCAGAAACAGGAGGAGCGACGGCAACtcaagctgcagctggaggacatGCAAAAGCAGTTACGGCAACTGCAGGAGAAATTCTTTCAGATCTACGACTCAACTGATGACTCAGAACACAATGACCTCCACAATGACATAGGAAACATGTCAGAGGACAGCCCAGCCAGGTCTGACAATGGTGGAGATGACCGAGGTGGAGATGACTTGCGCTCTGACAATGAGATATCTGATCTGGATCCAGGCCATTTCTTAGACAGGGCACGGGCTTTGCTTCAAGAGCAGGCCCTGCTGGCCGACGGAGAAAAGCCAAGAAGAGAAGGGCTTGGCCGAAGCAAAGGACAGGGAGGTCCAGGATCCTCCATGCATGCTGAAGGCAAACAGCTGGCAGAAACACTAAAGCAGGAACTCAATTCAGCCATGACTCAGGTGGTGGACACAGTGGTTAAGGTGTTTGCCAAGCCTCCACGTCCTACTCCTCAGCAGGCCTTTCCTCCACTTCCCATACCACCTGAAAGATTTCCCACTGCTGTCAATGGAGACAACCCAAATTTCCACACCGCCAACCAGAGGCTGCAATGCTTCGGTGATGTCATAATTTCCAATACACTAGACTCTTTTGCCAGCATGCCAGGGATCCCAGGCACCACCAATGACCAAACCGAGGCACTGCCCTTAGTAGTGAGAAAAACACCTAGTGAGCACCATCACCAGGCTTCAGCTGTGGGTGCCCATGGCGGTCACCACCACCCAGCCCTTCATCCTTCCTCACTCTCTGCCTCAATGGGCTTCAGCCCCCCATCTTTTAGACACCCCTTTCCACTGCCACTCATGGGCTATCCTTTCCAAACTCCACTTGGTGCGCCCCCAGGCGGTTACTCAGGTAAGGATCGCTCCTCACCAGACTCCATGGACCTGTCCCGGGAAACCACCAGCCTGAGGACCAAGATGACATCAGGTCACCACCTAGGACACCACCATCGCTCTTGTTCACCAGCACACCCTGGCAGCACAGCAGAGGGACTCTCTTTGTCCCTGATCAAGTCTGAGTGCAGTGATCTCCAGGATATGGCAGACATCTCACCTTACTCAGGCAGCAAT ATTCAAGAAGGTCTCTCCCCAAATCATCTGAAGAAAGCGAAGCTCATGTTTTTCTACACCCGCTACCCAAGCTCTAATATGctcaaaatgtttttctctgatgtcaaggtgagtccaaag TTTAACCGCTGCATAACTTCCCAGTTGATCAAGTGGTTCAGCAACTTCAGGGAGTTCTATTACATCCAGATGGAGAAGTTTGCCCGTCAGGCCATCAACGACGGAGTCACCGGGGCCGAGGAGTTGAGCGTCAGCCGCGACTGCGAGCTTTTCCGAGCCCTCAACATGCACTACAACAAGGCCAATGACTTTGAG GTCCCTGATCGCTTCCTGGAAGTAGCGGAGATCACACTGAGAGAGTTCTTCAACGCCATTGTTGCTGGCAAAGACGTGGACCCGTCCTGGAAGAAGGCGATCTACAAggtcatctgcaaacttgacAGCGAGGTCCCTGAAATCTTCAAGTCCCCTAACTGTCTGCAAGAGCTTCTACACGAGTAA